One region of Phragmites australis chromosome 18, lpPhrAust1.1, whole genome shotgun sequence genomic DNA includes:
- the LOC133898560 gene encoding vegetative cell wall protein gp1-like, translated as MGRHRHGPPRPAPVAFPCVAPRRQPPPRAARLLAPAPAFASHHPPPPPPHAARLPTPTLAALAVLPAPASASHRPPSRPCPGRCRCAARPPQPRPHVARLPAPTSAACPRLSLAPPAPSSAPRRPPPRPAAWHGSSCRNRARAGPAR; from the coding sequence ATGGGCCGGCACAGGCATGGCCCACCCCGCCCCGCACCGGTCGCCTTCCCCTGTGTCGCCCCGCGCCGCCAGCCTCCGCCTCGTGCCGCCCGCCTCCTCGCCCCTGCCCCCGCCTTCGCCTCGCACCACCCgcccccgcctcctcctcacgcTGCCCGCCTACCCACCCCCACCCTAGCCGCCCTCGCCGTGCTGCCCGCCCCCGCCTCCGCTTCGCACCGCCCGCCTTCCCGCCCCTGCCCTGGCCGTTGTCGCTgcgccgcccgcccgccccAGCCTCGGCCTCACGTTGCCCGCCTCCCCGCCCCCACCTCGGCCGCCTGCCCCCGCCTCAGCCTTGCGCCGCCCGCACCTTCCTCCGCCCCGCGCCGCCCACCTCCCCGCCCAGCGGCTTGGCATGGCTCGTCGTGCCGCAACCGTGCCCGGGCTGGCCCGGCACGATAA
- the LOC133899181 gene encoding putative wall-associated receptor kinase-like 16: MLVPVAVVVVGFVVQLATSAAIGLPNCTTTCGNVSVPYPFGLSPGCYLPGFNLTCDHSQEPPRLLVGDGDLRVTQISLLNSTVTVIGTGINMTMDAGSSVGRGVWGGLRDGGPLVVSGDRNELIVTGCNVLAELVIRGGKAGNDTITGCASFCPRDEKGRLILSLDANSTRCSGIGCCQMPVNWGRTSYDVFLRQFDQYSSAWQPLVFIADLGWFATVQREDLLFQTASDGSTKAENMTVPVVLDWVIESSSADAPGSICSACKSGYCKISEPGPFNATRANRVGPYVCRCSNGYEGNPYLADGCTDIDECGLQDTNCYGECTNLPGTFSCLCPRGTRGDPHIRGGCSKSSKGLSIGLGISSGASLISIVLGASFLSRKLKKRRVKKQRQKNFKKNRGQLWEQLVSQRADIPERMIITLEELEKATNNFDKSRELGGGGHGIVYKGILSDQNVVAIKKSKIVIQQEIDEFINEVATLSQINHKNIVKLFGCCLETEVPLLVYEFISNGTLYEHLHVEGPISLSWENRLRIATGTARAVAYLHSATFVPIIHRDIKPSNILLDDSLTSKVSDFGASRYVPTNETGVNTVVQGTIGYLDPMYFCTGRLTEKSDVYSIGVILVELLTRKKPTAYKSNEGDNLLVHFVALLEEGNLVEILDTQVVEEGDQEIINSVANLAARCIQFKGEDRPTMRQVEMKLEGLIQASREIVPQNNTVGKGSEENYTAVIDILMETRGWEGTSVYH; encoded by the exons ATGCTAGTCCCTGTAGCGGTAGTAGTCGTAGGATTTGTAGTGCAGCTGGCGACGTCTGCAGCCATAGGGTTGCCGAACTGCACCACCACCTGCGGGAACGTGAGCGTGCCGTACCCGTTTGGGCTGAGCCCCGGGTGCTACTTGCCAGGGTTCAACCTCACCTGCGACCACTCCCAGGAACCCCCGCGCCTGCTCGTCGGCGACGGGGACCTCCGCGTCACCCAGATCTCCCTCCTCAACTCGACCGTGACCGTCATTGGCACGGGGATAAACATGACCATGGACGCGGGTTCTTCGGTCGGGCGAGGCGTATGGGGAGGCCTCCGCGACGGCGGGCCCTTGGTCGTGTCGGGGGACCGCAACGAGCTCATTGTCACGGGGTGCAACGTGCTCGCGGAGCTGGTAATCCGGGGAGGCAAAGCAGGCAACGATACAATCACGGGCTGCGCCTCCTTCTGCCCCAGGGATGAAAAGGGACGTCTCATTCTTTCTCTGGACGCCAATAGTACAAGATGCTCCGGCATCGGCTGCTGCCAGATGCCCGTCAACTGGGGCCGCACGTCCTACGACGTGTTTCTCCGGCAGTTCGATCAGTACTCCAGCGCATGGCAGCCGCTTGTATTTATCGCGGATCTAGGGTGGTTCGCTACGGTCCAGAGGGAAGACCTATTGTTTCAAACTGCCAGCGATGGCTCAACCAAGGCTGAGAACATGACGGTTCCGGTGGTACTGGACTGGGTGATCGAATCATCCAGCGCTGATGCGCCTGGCTCGATATGCAGCGCCTGCAAGAGCGGGTACTGCAAAATCTCTGAACCAGGGCCGTTCAACGCGACACGGGCAAACCGCGTCGGCCCCTACGTGTGCCGGTGTTCGAATGGCTATGAAGGGAACCCTTACCTGGCGGATGGATGCACAG ATATCGACGAGTGTGGTCTTCAAGATACAAATTGCTATGGCGAGTGCACGAATCTACCGGGAACGTTTTCTTGTCTCTGTCCACGTGGGACCCGCGGAGACCCACACATAAGAGGTGGTTGTTCCAAATCTTCTAAAG GTTTAAGCATTGGTCTCGGCATCAGCAGCGGTGCAAGTCTTATATCTATTGTTCTTGGTGCCTCATTTCTATCACGTAAGCTGAAGAAACGAAGAGTGAAAAAGCAGAGGCAAAAAAACTTCAAGAAAAACCGTGGTCAGTTGTGGGAACAATTAGTGTCTCAACGGGCTGATATACCTGAAAGGATGATTATCACATTGGAAGAGTTGGAAAAGGCCACAAACAACTTCGACAAATCCCGTGAGCTAGGCGGGGGAGGTCACGGCATAGTATATAAAGGAATTTTATCAGACCAGAATGTCGTGGCCATAAAGAAATCAAAGATTGTGATACAACAGGAAATTGATGAGTTCATAAATGAGGTAGCAACCTTGTCACAAATCAACCATAAAAATATAGTTAAACTCTTTGGATGCTGCCTTGAAACAGAAGTACCACTACTAGTTTATGAGTTCATATCAAATGGAACACTTTATGAGCATCTTCATGTTGAAGGACCAATATCATTGTCTTGGGAGAACAGGCTTAGAATTGCAACAGGAACCGCGAGAGCTGTGGCATATCTCCACTCAGCTACATTTGTTCCAATAATACATAGAGATATTAAGCCCTCTAACATACTTCTTGATGATTCCTTAACTTCAAAGGTGTCAGACTTTGGAGCATCTAGGTATGTTCCAACTAATGAAACGGGTGTGAACACAGTCGTGCAAGGAACTATTGGATACTTAGACCCTATGTACTTCTGCACTGGAAGACTCACGGAGAAGAGCGATGTTTATAGCATCGGTGTCATTCTTGTAGAGTTACTGACAAGAAAGAAACCCACTGCTTATAAGTCTAATGAAGGTGATAATCTTTTAGTACATTTTGTTGCTTTACTTGAGGAAGGCAACCTAGTCGAGATACTAGACACACAAGTTGTTGAAGAGGGAGACCAAGAAATCATCAACAGTGTTGCCAATCTAGCAGCCAGATGCATACAATTTAAAGGAGAAGACCGGCCCACAATGAGGCAAGTGGAGATGAAACTCGAAGGCCTAATTCAAGCGTCAAGAGAGATAGTACCACAAAATAATACTGTTGGAAAGGGATCTGAAGAAAATTACACTGCCGTTATTGATATATTAATGGAAACACGAGGCTGGGAAGGAACAAGCGTGTATCATTAG